A window of the Acipenser ruthenus chromosome 30, fAciRut3.2 maternal haplotype, whole genome shotgun sequence genome harbors these coding sequences:
- the LOC131702711 gene encoding capping protein inhibiting regulator of actin dynamics-like, which yields MSDTVYTDTNPSPGRRRNSKEFDPPNMSGDSGSEDELEERQRREERQRREMELEERQRREMELEERQRREMELEERQRREMELEERQRREMELEERQRREMELKRARKEVKMLKDLEPKYQEKRRALNEGIIEAGRIIYRLVHPAAVGGAAAAAGCTAAVVATILTGGLAGI from the exons ATGAGTGATACAGTATACACAGACACAAACCCGAGTCCAGGGAGAAGGAGAAACAGTAAAGAATTTGATCCACCTAACATGTCTGGAGACTCTGGCAG TGAGGACGAactggaggagagacagaggagggaggagagacagaggagggagatggaactggaggagagacagaggagggagatggaactggaggagagacagaggagggagatggaactggaggagagacagaggagggagatggaactggaggagagacagaggagggagatggaactggaggagagacagaggagggagatGGAACTGAAGAg GGCCAGGAAGGAAGTGAAGATGCTTAAGGACTTGGAACCAAAATACCAGGAAAAGAGGAGAGCGCTGAATGAAGGAATCATTGAGGCTGGTAGGATTATATATCGCCTTGTACACCCTGCCGCAGTGGGCGGGGCTGCAGCAGCCGCAGGCTGTACAGCTGCTGTAGTGGCGACAATACTTACAGGAGGCCTAGCGGGAATCTGA
- the LOC131702704 gene encoding uncharacterized protein LOC131702704: MVPTPERSRNNHIDLLDLSGDSDSGANHEEMEEKLREIGEWWMEWSMKKSLRMMKEKMEREMEERLKEMKKKQLRFEILIWRRKEIKKQLKEMEKTERSEIQEILEVTEKELRLQMEKQMRKMESMNLEEMRSIIELLKENIQEYENEKLLIENLIRELNGIADELDGVDRKATIAKTAGSSVGIVGGILGIVGLALAPFTFGATTALSIAGTVVSAAGGVTSVGAGIGKFADDKKYNKRVEEKVKEIKSIIEDLGKSCNDAISPSSCHTENAAAFLKGILKPRDAADAVGKASTAVGVVGGVAGVAARAAVGLVDDVAGVAARTAVGLVDDVAGVAARTAVGLVDDVAGVAARTAVGLFDDVAGVAARTAVGLVDDVAGVAARTTVGLVDDVAAAGARAAVGVVDDVAPAVVKSLGIVGGVVAGVCVILDAVYIGLNSKKLHEGLPTERAQEICKVVENFEAALAEMNKFYSDIKRILKI; encoded by the exons ATGGTCCCGACTCCAGAGAGAAGCAGAAATAATCACATTGATCTACTGGACTTGTCTGGAGACTCTGACAG TGGAGCCAACCAcgaggagatggaggagaaactgaGAGAGATAGGGGAGTGGTGGATGGAGTGGTCGATGAAGAAGTCCCTCAGAATGATGAAGGAGAAaatggagagagagatggaggagaggcTCAAAGAGATGAAAAAGAAACAGCTGCGGTTTGAGATACTCATATGGAGGAGGAAGGAGATAAAGAAGCAACTAAAGGAGATGGAGAAGACAGAGAGGAGTGAGATACAGGAGATACTGGAAGTGACTGAGAAGGAACTGAGGCTGCAGATGGAGAAACAGATGAGGAAGATGGAGag CATGAATCTTGAAGAGATGCGCAGTATAATCGAGCTCCTGAAGGAGAATATCCAGGAGTATGAAAATGAGAAGCTGCTGATTGAAAATCTCATCAGAGAACTCAATGGGATTGCTGATGAACTGGACGGGGTCGACAGGAAGGCTACCATCGCTAAGACTGCAGGGAGCTCTGTTGGCATAGTCGGGGGGATCTTGGGCATTGTAGGGTTAGCTCTGGCTCCTTTTACATTTGGAGCCACCACTGCACTGAGCATTGCAGGGACTGTTGTTTCTGCAGCTGGGGGAGTCACCAGTGTTGGTGCAGGAATAGGAAAGTTTGCAGATGATAAAAAGTACAACAAGAGAGTAGAGGAAAAAGTGAAAGAAATTAAATCTATAATAGAAGATCTTGGTAAATCGTGCAATGATGCAATTTCACCATCTAGTTGTCATACAGAGAATGCAGCTGCTTTTTTAAAAGGCATTTTAAAGCCACGTGATGCTGCTGATGCTGTTGGAAAAGCTAGTACtgctgttggtgttgttggtggtgttgcTGGTGTTGCAGCTCGTGCTGCTGTAGGCCTGGTTGATGATGTCGCTGGTGTTGCAGCTCGTACTGCTGTAGGCCTGGTTGATGATGTCGCTGGTGTTGCAGCTCGTACTGCTGTAGGCCTGGTTGATGATGTCGCTGGTGTTGCAGCTCGTACTGCTGTAGGCCTGTTTGATGATGTCGCTGGTGTTGCAGCTCGTACTGCTGTAGGCCTGGTTGATGATGTCGCTGGTGTTGCGGCTCGTACCACTGTAGGCCTGGTTGATGATGTCGCTGCTGCTGGTGCTCGTGCTGCTGTAGGAGTGGTTGATGATGTTGCTCCTGCAGTGGTCAAAAGTCTAGGCATAGTTGGAGGTGTTGTTGCTGGAGTCTGTGTAATTCTGGATGCCGTGTACATTGGTTTAAATTCCAAAAAACTTCATGAAGGGCTTCCAACTGAAAGAGCACAAGAGATTTGCAAGGTGGTGGAAAATTTCGAAGCAGCTCTAGCAGAAATGAACAAGTTCTATTCAGATATAAAGAGGATTTTAAAGATCTAA